From a region of the Jatrophihabitans endophyticus genome:
- a CDS encoding type II secretion system F family protein, with amino-acid sequence MTASWWTGAVLGLLAGLGVVVAVRASPPMRPVRLADRIAPYLGDTPPPSRLLARPEATAAPFVVVRRLFGPVLGEAVGVLDRVLGGRSAVRRRLAGLGSSMTVEDFRIEQVLWAAVGAVAAAGSVGGGTLLRGRPEPLLILLAAIGGLLAGALGRDWWLSRQLERREQAMLSEFPVVADLLALSVVAGESPVEALERVCRLTGGELARDLRRALDRARAGKPVAAALGGLADETTLESFARFLQGLVVAIERGTPLADVLRAQAVDVREVGKRALLEAGGRKEISMMAPVVFLILPVTVLFALFPGLLTLTSLAR; translated from the coding sequence ATGACCGCGTCGTGGTGGACCGGTGCCGTACTCGGCCTGCTCGCGGGTCTCGGGGTCGTCGTCGCGGTCCGCGCGTCGCCGCCCATGCGACCGGTCCGTCTCGCCGACCGCATCGCGCCGTACCTCGGCGACACGCCACCGCCGTCGCGGCTGCTGGCCCGGCCCGAGGCGACCGCTGCGCCCTTCGTCGTCGTGCGCCGGCTCTTCGGACCCGTGCTCGGCGAGGCGGTCGGCGTCCTCGATCGCGTCCTGGGTGGCCGGTCGGCGGTACGACGCCGGCTCGCCGGGTTGGGCTCGTCGATGACGGTCGAGGACTTCCGCATCGAACAGGTGCTCTGGGCCGCCGTGGGCGCGGTGGCGGCGGCGGGGTCGGTCGGCGGCGGCACGCTGCTGCGCGGCCGCCCCGAACCGTTGCTGATCCTGCTGGCCGCGATCGGCGGTTTGCTGGCGGGCGCGCTCGGCCGGGACTGGTGGCTGTCGCGGCAGCTGGAACGACGGGAGCAGGCGATGCTCTCGGAGTTCCCGGTGGTGGCCGATCTGCTCGCGCTGTCGGTGGTGGCCGGTGAGTCGCCGGTCGAGGCCCTCGAACGCGTCTGCCGGCTCACCGGTGGCGAGCTGGCCCGCGACCTGCGGCGCGCGCTCGACCGAGCACGTGCCGGCAAGCCCGTGGCGGCCGCGCTCGGCGGTCTCGCCGACGAGACGACGCTCGAGTCCTTCGCCCGTTTCCTGCAGGGCCTCGTCGTCGCCATCGAACGCGGGACGCCGCTCGCGGACGTGCTGCGGGCGCAGGCCGTCGACGTCCGCGAGGTCGGCAAGCGGGCGCTGCTGGAGGCCGGTGGCCGCAAGGAGATCTCGATGATGGCGCCGGTGGTCTTCCTGATCCTGCCGGTGACGGTGCTGTTCGCGCTGTTCCCCGGCCTGCTGACGTTGACGTCGCTGGCCCGCTGA
- a CDS encoding AAA family ATPase, translating to MPRLIVLNGPPGAGKSTIAQRLVDANPLTLNLEIDALRRLLGGWKRDPHAAGLRARSLALDVARNHLDAGHDVVVPQYLGRADYLRELQAVAVATGAQWHEFVLLDTKDVMRDRFLARTAAGREQAHLDAQEILDRVGGVRQLEAMYDRLLLVIGSRESAQIVPAREGQVDETYAAVLSRLG from the coding sequence GTGCCCCGTCTCATCGTGTTGAACGGTCCGCCGGGCGCGGGCAAGTCGACGATCGCGCAGCGCCTGGTCGACGCGAACCCCCTGACGCTGAACCTCGAGATCGACGCACTGCGTCGCCTGCTCGGGGGCTGGAAGCGCGATCCGCACGCCGCCGGCCTGCGCGCCCGGTCGCTGGCCCTCGACGTCGCGCGCAACCACCTCGACGCCGGTCACGACGTGGTCGTCCCGCAGTACCTGGGCCGGGCCGATTACCTGCGCGAGCTGCAGGCCGTCGCCGTCGCGACCGGCGCGCAGTGGCACGAGTTCGTGCTGCTGGACACGAAGGACGTCATGCGCGACCGGTTCCTCGCGCGCACCGCCGCCGGCCGCGAGCAGGCCCACCTCGACGCGCAGGAGATCCTCGACCGGGTCGGTGGCGTCCGGCAGCTCGAAGCCATGTACGACCGGCTGCTCCTGGTCATCGGCTCGCGCGAGTCGGCGCAGATCGTCCCCGCCCGCGAGGGGCAGGTCGACGAGACGTACGCGGCGGTGCTCAGCCGGCTGGGCTGA
- a CDS encoding pilus assembly protein TadG-related protein: MADGSDRGDRGSTIPLVLGFFLLALAVVAGSIALGQAFVQQRDLQSVCDGAAVAAAASGGDLDRDADLGARDSLRFTDVDAEVERYLARDPSRHGVRARAGLSADRTRVTLRCEQTLPLAFGRLFGRADVRHTAVSTARAAVVG, translated from the coding sequence ATGGCTGACGGCAGCGACCGCGGTGACCGTGGGTCGACGATCCCCCTCGTCCTGGGCTTCTTCCTCCTCGCCCTGGCCGTGGTCGCCGGCTCGATCGCGCTCGGGCAGGCGTTCGTCCAGCAGCGCGACCTGCAGTCGGTCTGCGACGGTGCGGCGGTGGCCGCGGCCGCGAGCGGGGGCGACCTCGACCGCGACGCCGACCTCGGCGCCCGCGACTCGCTGCGCTTCACCGATGTCGACGCGGAGGTCGAGCGGTACCTCGCGCGCGACCCGTCGCGTCACGGCGTCCGGGCGCGGGCCGGGCTCTCGGCCGATCGCACCCGCGTCACGCTGCGCTGCGAGCAGACCCTGCCGCTGGCCTTCGGCCGGCTTTTCGGCCGGGCCGACGTCCGCCACACCGCGGTGTCGACGGCCCGGGCCGCGGTCGTCGGCTGA
- a CDS encoding MmcQ/YjbR family DNA-binding protein, with the protein MAAVDRLRAICLGLPEVQERASHGSPSFFVRGTTQFVSVDDHHHGVDHLGFWCPAPAGVQQELVAEDPTRFFRPPYVGGRGWLGVRLEADALPAVDWEEVAEIVRDAYRCVAPKALRERVG; encoded by the coding sequence ATGGCTGCGGTCGACCGGTTGCGTGCGATCTGCCTGGGCCTGCCCGAGGTCCAGGAGCGAGCGAGCCACGGCTCGCCGTCGTTCTTCGTCCGCGGCACCACGCAGTTCGTGTCGGTGGACGACCACCATCACGGCGTCGACCACCTCGGCTTCTGGTGCCCGGCACCGGCCGGCGTCCAGCAGGAGCTGGTCGCCGAGGACCCGACCCGCTTCTTCCGGCCGCCGTACGTCGGCGGTCGCGGCTGGCTCGGCGTCCGCCTCGAGGCCGACGCACTGCCCGCCGTGGACTGGGAGGAGGTCGCCGAGATCGTGCGGGACGCCTACCGCTGCGTGGCGCCGAAGGCCCTGCGTGAGCGCGTAGGCTGA
- a CDS encoding HNH endonuclease family protein produces MTRLPRTLTALLAALAAFVGLAVAAGPASAATVSKPLDTLIDELTVSNTAHSGYDRDLFKTWIDEDGDGCDTREEVLLAEATKAPTKGSGCTLSGGQWRSWYDGETWTDKSDVDIDHVVPLGEVWTSGGYGWSASRRQAYANDLGDDRTLEAVTDNVNQSKGDRDPAEWMPPAASAACKYVEYWVAVKTRWNLTADAAEVDALNDYAGDCGNPTISVATV; encoded by the coding sequence GTGACGCGCCTGCCCCGCACCCTGACCGCCCTGCTCGCCGCGCTCGCCGCCTTCGTCGGCCTCGCCGTCGCCGCCGGCCCGGCGAGTGCCGCCACCGTGTCGAAGCCGCTGGACACCCTGATCGACGAGCTGACCGTCTCGAACACCGCGCACAGCGGTTACGACCGCGACCTGTTCAAGACCTGGATCGACGAGGACGGCGACGGCTGCGACACCCGCGAGGAGGTTCTGCTCGCCGAGGCCACGAAGGCGCCGACCAAGGGGTCGGGGTGCACGCTGTCCGGCGGCCAGTGGAGGTCCTGGTACGACGGCGAGACCTGGACCGACAAGTCCGACGTCGACATCGACCACGTGGTGCCGCTCGGCGAGGTGTGGACGTCGGGCGGCTACGGCTGGTCGGCCTCGCGGCGCCAGGCCTATGCCAACGATCTCGGCGACGACCGCACGCTCGAGGCGGTCACCGACAACGTCAACCAGAGCAAGGGCGACCGCGACCCGGCGGAGTGGATGCCCCCGGCGGCGAGCGCGGCGTGCAAGTACGTCGAGTACTGGGTCGCGGTGAAGACGCGCTGGAACCTCACGGCCGACGCGGCGGAGGTCGACGCGCTCAACGACTACGCCGGCGACTGCGGAAACCCCACGATCTCGGTCGCTACCGTCTGA
- a CDS encoding ABC transporter permease, with protein MALAAPAAGSVWMVVELNVRRLRGYWRNALIIGVFTPVAFVLALGVGLGTLVNRHGTGSLGVPYLVFVGPALLVASALQIAASDASFPVMAGFKWVRNFHGLAATPLTPSQIADGTLLWITVRQLVNSTVYLAIIAAFGGTQRWWVVLAVPAAVLTAVAFAAPVMALAATATAEGQAFNVLFRFVVTPMFLFSGTFYPVAQLPDWGRWLAYVSPLWHGVELARGAAIGHLAAAPAAVHVGYLLGWLVAGMLLARWRFTVRVARG; from the coding sequence ATGGCCCTCGCCGCCCCCGCCGCGGGCTCCGTGTGGATGGTCGTCGAGCTCAACGTGCGCCGGCTGCGCGGTTACTGGCGCAACGCGCTGATCATCGGCGTCTTCACCCCGGTGGCCTTCGTCCTCGCCCTCGGCGTCGGGCTGGGCACGCTCGTGAACCGCCACGGCACGGGCTCCCTCGGCGTCCCCTACCTGGTCTTCGTCGGCCCGGCACTGCTCGTCGCGTCGGCGCTGCAGATCGCGGCGTCCGACGCGAGCTTCCCGGTCATGGCCGGTTTCAAGTGGGTCCGCAACTTCCACGGGCTGGCCGCCACCCCGCTCACGCCGTCGCAGATCGCCGACGGCACGCTGCTGTGGATCACCGTGCGGCAGCTCGTGAACAGCACCGTCTACCTGGCCATCATCGCGGCGTTCGGCGGGACGCAGCGCTGGTGGGTCGTCCTGGCGGTGCCCGCCGCCGTGCTGACCGCCGTCGCGTTCGCGGCCCCCGTCATGGCCCTCGCCGCGACCGCCACCGCCGAGGGTCAGGCGTTCAACGTCCTCTTCCGTTTCGTCGTCACCCCGATGTTCCTGTTCTCCGGCACCTTCTATCCGGTCGCGCAGCTGCCCGACTGGGGCCGCTGGCTGGCCTACGTCTCGCCGCTGTGGCACGGCGTCGAGCTGGCCCGCGGCGCGGCGATCGGCCACCTCGCCGCTGCGCCGGCCGCGGTCCACGTCGGGTACCTGCTCGGCTGGCTGGTCGCCGGGATGCTGCTCGCCCGGTGGCGGTTCACGGTCCGGGTGGCGCGCGGATGA
- a CDS encoding TadE/TadG family type IV pilus assembly protein: MRTARFRGDDAGAAVVEFVMIAVLLLMLLFAVLQVAVYFYARNVASSSVADAARYAAAEGVAPRAGVGRAERLIHQGLDAADADAIDCSAALSRDVPSGLATVTVRCRGRVRLLFTPLGLPLSVDVTSRALREHR, from the coding sequence ATGCGGACGGCCCGGTTCAGGGGTGACGACGCGGGTGCCGCCGTCGTCGAGTTCGTCATGATCGCGGTGCTGTTGCTGATGCTGCTGTTCGCCGTGTTGCAGGTCGCCGTCTACTTCTATGCCCGCAACGTGGCGTCGTCGTCCGTCGCGGACGCCGCGCGGTACGCGGCCGCCGAGGGCGTCGCCCCGCGAGCCGGTGTGGGGCGGGCGGAACGGCTGATCCATCAGGGCCTGGACGCCGCGGACGCGGACGCGATCGACTGCAGCGCCGCACTGTCGCGGGACGTGCCGTCGGGGTTGGCGACCGTCACCGTGCGCTGTCGGGGCCGGGTGCGGTTGCTCTTCACGCCGTTGGGGTTGCCGCTGTCGGTCGACGTCACGTCGCGGGCGCTGCGAGAGCACCGATGA
- a CDS encoding ABC transporter permease, producing MTAAPPRFGTPLRMLPGSVYAGRAHVVLERAFRVYSRSWLVILTGFFEPVFYLLALGTGLQGLVGTVTGPGGHVLGYTAYIAPALLASSAMNGAIYDSTMNVFFKMKFAKLYDSMLATSLGPLDVAIGEIAWALIRGGLYSFGFLVVMAAFGLVASWWAVLLLPAALLIAFGFAAVGMAATTWMTTVNQLDLIQLATLPLFLFSGTFYGLSVYPRWLQLVVECLPLHHGIELLRSLNAGYLSWALLGHAAYFVVMAGVGLAVTARRLDALLLR from the coding sequence ATGACCGCCGCGCCGCCCAGGTTCGGCACCCCGCTACGGATGCTGCCGGGCAGCGTCTACGCCGGGCGGGCCCATGTCGTCCTGGAGCGGGCGTTCCGGGTCTACAGCCGCAGCTGGCTGGTGATCCTCACCGGGTTCTTCGAGCCCGTCTTCTACCTGCTCGCGCTCGGCACCGGGCTCCAAGGCCTGGTCGGCACGGTGACCGGCCCCGGCGGCCACGTCCTCGGCTACACCGCCTACATCGCCCCGGCCCTGCTCGCCTCGTCGGCCATGAACGGCGCCATCTACGACTCCACGATGAACGTGTTCTTCAAGATGAAGTTCGCCAAGCTCTACGACTCGATGCTCGCGACCTCGCTCGGCCCGCTCGACGTCGCGATCGGCGAGATCGCGTGGGCGCTGATCCGCGGCGGGCTCTACTCCTTCGGCTTCCTCGTGGTGATGGCTGCCTTCGGCCTCGTCGCGTCGTGGTGGGCGGTGCTGCTGCTGCCGGCCGCGCTGCTGATCGCGTTCGGCTTCGCCGCGGTGGGCATGGCGGCCACGACCTGGATGACCACGGTCAACCAGCTCGACCTGATCCAGCTCGCGACGCTGCCGCTGTTCCTGTTCAGCGGCACGTTCTACGGCCTGTCGGTGTACCCGAGGTGGCTGCAGCTCGTGGTCGAGTGCCTGCCACTGCACCACGGCATCGAGCTGCTCCGCTCGCTGAACGCGGGATACCTGAGCTGGGCACTGCTCGGCCACGCCGCGTACTTCGTCGTGATGGCGGGCGTGGGGTTGGCCGTGACGGCACGCCGGTTGGACGCCCTGCTGCTGCGCTGA
- a CDS encoding ABC transporter ATP-binding protein — protein sequence MAEPLISATGLTKTFGDFTAVAGIDFEVHRGEAFGFLGPNGAGKSSTMRMVACVAPVTSGTLRILGLDPAADGPVIRGRLGVVPQQDTLDLELSVRDNLYIYGRYFGLPRRTLGPRIDELLEFAQLADRAGAKVEPLSGGMKRRLTIARSLVNEPEILLLDEPTTGLDPQARHILWDRLYRLRHEGVTLVLTTHYMDEAEQLCDRLVVMDGGRIVAEGSPASLIAAHSTREVAELRFPPGENAAAAARLAPTVEGRDERVEELPDRVLLYVHDGEAALRHAHELGLAPASSLVRRSTLEDVFLRLTGRTLVD from the coding sequence GTGGCCGAGCCGTTGATCAGTGCGACGGGCCTCACCAAGACCTTCGGCGACTTCACCGCCGTTGCGGGCATCGACTTCGAGGTCCACCGCGGCGAGGCGTTCGGCTTCCTCGGCCCCAACGGCGCCGGCAAGAGCTCCACCATGCGCATGGTGGCGTGCGTCGCACCGGTCACGTCGGGCACGTTGCGCATCCTCGGGCTCGATCCGGCCGCCGACGGCCCGGTCATCCGGGGCCGGCTGGGCGTCGTTCCGCAGCAGGACACCCTCGATCTCGAGCTCTCGGTCCGCGACAACCTCTACATCTACGGCCGCTACTTCGGCCTGCCGCGCCGCACGCTCGGGCCACGCATCGACGAGCTGCTCGAGTTCGCGCAGCTGGCCGATCGCGCCGGCGCGAAGGTCGAGCCACTGTCGGGCGGCATGAAGCGGCGGCTCACCATCGCCCGCTCGCTCGTGAACGAGCCGGAGATCCTGCTCCTCGACGAGCCGACCACCGGGCTGGATCCACAGGCGAGGCACATCCTGTGGGACCGCCTCTACCGGCTGCGGCACGAGGGCGTCACGCTCGTCCTGACCACGCACTACATGGACGAGGCCGAGCAGCTGTGCGACCGGCTCGTGGTCATGGACGGCGGTCGCATCGTGGCCGAGGGGTCACCCGCGTCCCTCATCGCCGCGCACTCGACGCGCGAGGTCGCCGAGCTGCGCTTCCCACCCGGCGAGAACGCGGCCGCGGCCGCCCGGCTGGCCCCGACGGTCGAGGGGCGCGACGAACGGGTCGAGGAGCTCCCCGACCGCGTCCTGCTCTACGTCCACGACGGCGAGGCCGCCCTGCGGCACGCCCACGAGCTCGGGCTCGCCCCGGCGTCGTCGCTGGTGCGGCGCAGCACGCTCGAGGACGTCTTCCTGCGCCTCACCGGCCGGACGTTGGTGGACTAG
- a CDS encoding exodeoxyribonuclease III: MRIATWNVNSVVARLPRLLDWLGTAEPDILCLQELKTSADGFPTDELADLGYEAAVHGTGRWNGVAVLSRVGIADVRRGLVDEPGFQPEDALLEAHEPRAVGASCGGVRVWSVYVPNGREVGHPHYDYKLRWLQALRATVQVELAAAPFAVLGDFNIAPTDADVWDPAAFATSTHVTPPERQALAELRALGLVDVVPRAMKHDTPYTYWDYRAGAFHKNMGMRIDLVYASTGLADSVRDAYVDRDARKGTGPSDHAPVVVDVDLSPAG; this comes from the coding sequence GTGCGCATCGCCACCTGGAACGTCAACTCCGTCGTCGCGCGGCTGCCCAGGCTGCTCGACTGGCTCGGCACTGCCGAACCCGACATCCTCTGTCTGCAGGAACTGAAGACGTCCGCGGACGGCTTCCCCACCGACGAGCTCGCCGATCTCGGCTACGAGGCGGCGGTCCACGGCACCGGCCGCTGGAACGGGGTCGCCGTCTTGTCCCGCGTCGGCATCGCCGACGTGCGCCGCGGTCTGGTCGACGAACCCGGCTTCCAGCCGGAGGACGCGCTGCTCGAAGCCCACGAGCCGCGGGCGGTCGGCGCGTCGTGCGGGGGTGTGCGCGTCTGGTCCGTCTACGTCCCGAACGGCCGCGAGGTCGGGCATCCGCACTACGACTACAAGCTGCGCTGGCTGCAGGCGCTGCGCGCCACAGTGCAGGTCGAGCTCGCCGCCGCACCGTTCGCGGTGCTGGGCGACTTCAACATCGCCCCGACCGATGCGGACGTCTGGGACCCGGCGGCGTTCGCCACCAGCACGCACGTCACACCGCCGGAGCGGCAGGCGCTCGCGGAGCTGCGGGCGCTCGGTCTCGTCGATGTCGTCCCCCGCGCGATGAAGCACGACACGCCCTATACCTACTGGGACTACCGGGCGGGCGCCTTCCACAAGAACATGGGCATGCGCATCGACCTCGTCTACGCCTCGACCGGCCTCGCCGACTCGGTGCGCGACGCCTACGTCGACCGCGACGCCCGCAAGGGCACCGGGCCGTCCGACCATGCCCCGGTGGTCGTCGACGTCGACCTCAGCCCAGCCGGCTGA
- the ftsE gene encoding cell division ATP-binding protein FtsE: protein MISLEQVSKVYPAGARPALDSVSLDIDKGEFVFLIGASGSGKSTVLRLLLREELATHGRVTVDGRNVGRLANRKVPELRRRIGCVFQDFRLLPKKNVYDNVAFALEVIAKSPKSIKRTVPEVLDLVGLTGKAQRMPTELSGGEQQRVAIARAFVNRPLVLLADEPTGNLDPDTSQGIMSLLERINRTGTTVVMATHDNNIVDAMRRRVIELDNGRIIRDQNRGVYGVGR, encoded by the coding sequence GTGATCTCGCTCGAACAGGTCAGCAAGGTGTACCCGGCCGGCGCCAGACCGGCCCTGGATTCGGTGTCCCTCGACATCGACAAGGGGGAGTTCGTCTTCCTCATCGGGGCCTCCGGCTCGGGCAAGTCGACCGTGCTGCGGCTGCTGCTGCGCGAGGAGCTCGCCACCCACGGCCGCGTCACCGTCGACGGCCGCAACGTCGGCCGGCTCGCCAACCGCAAGGTCCCCGAGCTGCGCCGCCGCATCGGCTGCGTCTTCCAGGATTTCCGGCTGCTGCCGAAGAAGAACGTCTACGACAACGTGGCCTTCGCGCTCGAGGTCATCGCCAAGTCACCGAAGTCGATCAAGCGGACGGTGCCCGAGGTGCTCGACCTCGTCGGGCTCACCGGCAAGGCGCAGCGGATGCCGACGGAGCTCTCCGGCGGCGAGCAGCAGCGCGTGGCGATCGCCCGCGCGTTCGTCAACCGCCCCCTGGTGTTGCTGGCCGACGAGCCCACCGGCAACCTCGACCCCGACACGAGCCAGGGCATCATGAGCCTGCTCGAGCGCATCAACCGCACCGGGACGACGGTCGTGATGGCCACCCACGACAACAACATCGTCGACGCGATGCGTCGCCGGGTGATCGAGCTCGACAACGGCCGGATCATCCGCGACCAGAACCGCGGCGTGTACGGCGTCGGCCGCTGA
- a CDS encoding type II secretion system F family protein: MGALIGLLGGLGILLIWRSGPRAPVRTGTGSPTWAVRRRDMLRQAGIEGVGPAQLAAAQVLAALIAFVLVVALTATVSVAACFGAFGFALPVLVVRRLRKRRQTVLRELWPEAIDNLASAVRAGMSLPEGLSALAVRGPAELRPPFARFAASYRATGRFGDCLDALKDDLSDPVGDRVCETMRVAREVGGSDLGTVLRTLSELLRADARTRAELETRQGWVVNAARLAVAAPWVVLLLLGTQSETLHAYDSPGGTLLLAIGAAVCAVAYRVMLHIGKLPEERRVLR; the protein is encoded by the coding sequence GTGGGCGCGCTGATCGGTCTGCTGGGCGGCCTCGGCATCCTGCTGATCTGGCGCAGCGGGCCACGCGCCCCGGTCCGGACCGGCACGGGGTCGCCGACGTGGGCGGTGCGGCGCCGAGACATGCTGCGCCAGGCGGGGATCGAGGGCGTCGGGCCGGCCCAGCTCGCGGCTGCGCAGGTCCTCGCCGCCCTTATCGCCTTCGTCCTCGTGGTGGCGCTGACCGCCACCGTCTCCGTCGCCGCGTGCTTCGGTGCGTTCGGCTTCGCGTTGCCCGTGCTCGTGGTGCGACGTTTGCGCAAGCGCCGGCAGACGGTGCTCCGCGAGCTGTGGCCCGAGGCCATCGACAACCTCGCGTCGGCGGTGCGTGCGGGCATGTCGCTGCCGGAGGGCCTCTCGGCGCTGGCCGTCCGCGGCCCGGCCGAACTGCGGCCGCCCTTCGCGCGGTTCGCCGCGTCCTACCGCGCGACCGGCCGCTTCGGCGACTGCCTGGACGCGCTCAAGGACGACCTGAGCGACCCCGTCGGCGATCGCGTGTGCGAGACCATGCGCGTGGCCCGCGAGGTCGGCGGCAGCGATCTGGGCACCGTGCTGCGTACGCTTTCCGAGCTTTTGCGCGCAGACGCGCGAACCCGGGCGGAGCTCGAGACGCGGCAGGGCTGGGTGGTCAACGCGGCGCGGCTGGCCGTGGCCGCACCCTGGGTCGTGCTGCTCCTGCTGGGAACGCAGTCCGAGACTTTGCATGCCTACGACAGCCCCGGTGGCACGCTACTGCTCGCGATCGGCGCCGCGGTGTGCGCCGTCGCCTACCGGGTCATGCTGCACATCGGCAAGTTGCCCGAGGAACGGCGGGTGCTGCGATGA
- the prfB gene encoding peptide chain release factor 2, translating into MDVPAELKELSATLASIEAVVDLDALRREIADLETQAAEPTLWDDVENAQRVTSRLSYAQGEVRRTEDLRRRLDDAQTLYDLGVEMDDADSRTEAECELVSLRRAIDELEVRTLLSGEYDAREALVTIRAEAGGVDAADFAEMLLRMYARWAERHSYSIDALDTSYAEEAGIKSATIQVKAPYAYGTLSVEQGTHRLVRISPFDNQGRRQTSFVGVEVLPVVEQSDHVEIADDDLRVDVYRSSGKGGQGVNTTDSAVRITHLPTGIVVTCQNERSQIQNRASAMNVLQARLLERRREEEQSAMNALKDGSNSWGNQMRSYVLHPYQMVKDLRTDFEVGNPQAVLDGEIDGFIEAGIRWRRAAETTPA; encoded by the coding sequence GTGGACGTCCCGGCCGAGCTGAAGGAACTGTCCGCGACCCTCGCCAGCATCGAGGCGGTCGTGGACCTCGACGCGTTGCGTCGCGAGATCGCCGACCTCGAGACCCAGGCCGCCGAACCGACGCTGTGGGACGACGTCGAGAATGCCCAGCGGGTGACGTCGCGGCTGTCCTACGCGCAGGGCGAGGTGCGCCGCACCGAGGACCTCCGGCGCCGCCTCGACGACGCGCAGACCCTCTACGACCTCGGTGTGGAGATGGACGACGCCGATTCGCGGACCGAGGCCGAGTGTGAGCTCGTGTCGCTGCGGCGCGCGATCGACGAGCTCGAGGTCCGCACGCTGCTCTCCGGCGAGTACGACGCCCGCGAGGCGCTCGTGACGATCCGCGCCGAGGCCGGCGGCGTCGACGCCGCCGACTTCGCCGAGATGCTGCTGCGCATGTACGCCCGCTGGGCCGAGCGGCACAGCTATTCCATCGACGCGCTCGACACGAGCTACGCCGAGGAGGCCGGCATCAAGTCGGCCACGATCCAGGTCAAGGCCCCCTACGCCTACGGCACGCTCTCGGTCGAGCAGGGCACCCACCGGCTCGTGCGGATCAGCCCGTTCGACAACCAGGGTCGTCGGCAGACCAGCTTCGTCGGGGTCGAGGTGCTGCCCGTCGTCGAGCAGTCCGACCACGTCGAGATCGCCGACGACGACCTGCGCGTGGACGTCTATCGCAGCTCGGGCAAGGGTGGTCAGGGCGTCAACACCACCGACTCCGCGGTGCGCATCACGCACCTGCCCACCGGCATCGTCGTCACCTGCCAGAACGAGCGCTCGCAGATCCAGAACCGCGCGTCGGCGATGAACGTGCTGCAGGCGCGGCTCCTCGAACGGCGCCGTGAGGAGGAGCAGAGCGCGATGAACGCGCTCAAGGACGGCAGCAACAGCTGGGGTAACCAGATGCGCAGCTACGTCCTGCACCCGTACCAGATGGTGAAGGACCTCCGCACCGACTTCGAGGTCGGCAATCCGCAGGCCGTGCTCGACGGCGAGATCGACGGCTTCATCGAGGCCGGCATCCGGTGGCGCCGGGCGGCGGAGACCACCCCCGCCTGA
- a CDS encoding MBL fold metallo-hydrolase, whose product MRTDMVAEVADGVFLARGTDVNWVLLREGKDVTLVDTGWAGDRAKVLASVAAVGVRPEDVRAILLTHAHIDHMGAVNHFHTSYGTPVYLDEVEVAHARREYLEQAGPGVVIRNLGRRGVLGWALRVARVGATRDITVAHARRLPAAGDDGALDLPGRPVPVPMHGHTSGHSAFHLPAAGVVITGDGLVTGHPATGVDGPHVLGGMFDHSPTEALAALDALAGLGADVVLPGHGPAYRGPVATAVTIARQRATGGATPPG is encoded by the coding sequence ATGCGCACCGACATGGTGGCCGAGGTGGCCGACGGGGTCTTCCTTGCCCGCGGCACCGACGTGAACTGGGTCCTGCTGCGCGAGGGGAAGGACGTCACGCTCGTCGACACCGGCTGGGCAGGTGACCGCGCCAAGGTGTTGGCCTCCGTGGCTGCCGTCGGTGTGCGCCCGGAGGACGTCCGAGCTATTTTGCTCACTCATGCGCATATCGATCACATGGGTGCGGTCAACCACTTCCACACCTCGTACGGGACGCCGGTCTACCTCGACGAGGTGGAGGTCGCGCACGCGCGCCGTGAGTACCTCGAACAGGCGGGGCCCGGCGTCGTGATCCGCAACCTGGGCCGGCGTGGCGTGCTCGGCTGGGCGCTGCGCGTCGCGCGGGTCGGTGCCACCCGCGACATCACCGTGGCCCACGCGCGGCGGCTGCCCGCCGCCGGCGACGACGGCGCGCTCGACCTGCCCGGCCGTCCCGTGCCGGTGCCGATGCACGGTCACACGTCCGGCCACAGCGCCTTCCACCTGCCGGCCGCCGGCGTGGTGATCACCGGCGACGGGCTCGTCACCGGCCATCCGGCCACCGGTGTCGACGGTCCGCACGTGCTCGGCGGCATGTTCGACCACTCACCGACCGAGGCGCTCGCCGCCCTCGACGCGCTCGCCGGCCTCGGTGCCGACGTCGTCCTGCCCGGTCACGGCCCCGCGTACCGCGGCCCGGTCGCGACCGCGGTCACGATCGCCCGGCAGCGGGCTACCGGCGGCGCCACTCCTCCCGGGTGA